One Salmo trutta chromosome 26, fSalTru1.1, whole genome shotgun sequence DNA window includes the following coding sequences:
- the LOC115163832 gene encoding transcription regulator protein BACH1 isoform X1: MTAACQVVTTMSLRGHRTSVFTFQSAVHSSHVLTRLNDQRLRDVLCDVTLVAGGRTFRAHCSVLASCSDYFHSRIINHTSPSLVLTLPDQVTAEGFEPLLQFCYTSKLLFTKDNIVAIHRCAGLLGIHNLETSCFDFLLPKFLEGSNITAQEARRRRGGCCQGRSSNQGRLPSGRSPNQRRSPSVDSAHCTGCQSQSRTPNQSMSPSQGMLPSGSLAHSTDTNRDREQQVIPHPQNTGPGQTTGSDVRNIGSDFRAQCSAANPSGTMSPQSHQSLTVPSDRNLQIDFQSSSQCSKTLALLVNPVSSAREQFCLQTCGPNMSPLSLGGLTSSSGLGVCPILAMPCPGGVDRKPEPDTVFSDRDILGMEAAVCPMTTAEGSLRDCPLSCELPSHDDVSPSDLIGAAVGEMDNDQPAVGSLMADEAGCNPGSYSTCPLRGSGVVEEAELQLPVLDLLALHKSPSSENSEGESHGGCLMLPRPRRLGQVDQLPVLMQRENPGLDGSVAVGGHLPDSALTDPSLSDPTLCGFTPDGRGYGLGERSSVEREVAEHLAKGFWPDLCPSQTEPLPSLSNLDTMEHGGLGRVPNLDTMEHGGLGRVPNLDTMDHSGLGKAADFPWQLDLNSNPADCPFLRDLGTGEAGGMEGMEEVGGVGEMGKVGQTGGMGGVEETGEAQTPGGNHSLSQSEMSPYMSSVNSGEDSDGDLDTDGDTEREANNRRAQEVCLPFPVVQISSVSRSAFQQLLRCQQLTHEQLEFVHDVRRRSKNRVAAQRCRKRKLEGISKLQTEISTLRGEKKRLLEERGHLQRNMEETLQSLTGLCQSVCNEAGVCHEQDQLQLLAKLQSPDVPVSALLNTLASPGLPLGLMPVSLEPQPLPIPPAPAQP, from the exons ATGACAG CAGCTTGTCAGGTTGTCACCACCATGTCTCTCAGAGGCCACCGTACCTCCGTGTTCACATTCCAGTCTGCTGTTCATAGCTCCCACGTCCTGACGCGTCTCAACGACCAGAGACTGAGGGATGTGTTGTGTGATGTTACACTAGTGGCAGGTGGCAGGACGTTTAGGGCCCACTGCTCTGTACTGGCTTCCTGTAGTGACTACTTCCACAGCAGGATCATCAACCACACCAGCCCTAGCCTGGTGCTCACTcttcctgatcag GTAACAGCAGAGGGGTTTGAACCATTGCTACAGTTCTGCTACACCTCTAAGCTGCTCTTCACCAAAGACAATATCGTGGCCATCCACAGGTGTGCCGGGCTCCTGGGGATTCACAACCTGGAGACTAGCTGCTTCGACTTCCTTCTGCCAAAGTTCCTGGAGGGTAGCAACATTACAGCCCAGGaggcaagaagaagaagaggaggttgcTGTCAGGGCAGGTCCTCCAACCAGGGAAGATTGCCTAGTGGCAGGTCCCCCAACCAGAGGAGGTCCCCCAGTGTTGATTCAGCCCACTGTACAGGCTGTCAGTCCCAAAGCAGGACCCCTAACCAGAGCATGTCCCCTAGCCAGGGCATGTTGCCTAGTGGCAGTTTAGCCCACAGTacagacacaaacagagacagagagcagcaggTTATACCTCATCCCCAGAACACAGGCCCGGGCCAGacaacaggaagtgatgtcaggAACATAGGAAGTGACTTCAGGGCACAGTGTTCAGCTGCCAACCCAAGTGGAACAATGTCACCACAGTCACACCAGAGCTTAACAGTGCCTTCAGACAGAAACTTACAAATAGACTTCCAGTCGTCATCCCAATGTTCAAAGACCCTGGCCTTGCTAGTCAACCCGGTCAGCAGTGCTCGGGAGCAGTTCTGTTTGCAGACCTGTGGCCCCAACATGTCACCCTTATCTCTCGGGGGACTGACGTCCTCCAGTGGTCTTGGTGTCTGTCCCATCCTGGCCATGCCGTGTCCTGGTGGTGTTGACCGTAAGCCAGAGCCTGACACCGTGTTCAGTGATAGAGACATCCTAGGGATGGAGGCAGCGGTGTGTCCGATGACGACGGCTGAGGGGAGTCTGAGAGATTGCCCACTCTCCTGTGAACTGCCGTCCCATGACGATGTGAGCCCATCAGACCTTATTGGGGCAGCGGTTGGAGAGATGGATAATGACCAGCCTGCTGTTGGGAGTCTGATGGCTGATGAAGCTGGGTGTAACCCAGGTTCCTATAGCACGTGCCCACTGAGAGGCTCAGGGGTGGTAGAGGAGGCTGAGCTACAGCTACCTGTATTGGATCTCCTGGCATTACACAAAAGCCCTAGCTCAGAAAATAGTGAGGGGGAGAGCCATGGTGGATGCCTTATGCTCCCAAGGCCACGACGATTAGGTCAAGTAGATCAGCTACCTGTGTTAATGCAGAGAGAAAACCCTGGTCTGGATGGCAGCGTGGCTGTTGGGGGTCATCTCCCTGACTCCGCCCTCACTGacccctccctctctgaccccACCCTCTGTGGTTTTACCCCTGATGGTAGGGGGTACGGACTTGGAGAGCGGAGCAGCGTGGAGAGGGAGGTGGCTGAACATCTGGCCAAAGGTTTCTGGCCTGATTTATGCCCCTCACAGACTGAACCTCTCCCTAGTCTCTCTAATCTGGACACCATGGAGCACGGAGGTCTGGGGAGAGTTCCTAATCTGGACACCATGGAGCACGGAGGTCTGGGGAGAGTTCCTAATCTGGACACTATGGACCACAGTGGTCTTGGAAAGGCTGCAGACTTCCCCTGGCAGCTAGACCTGAACTCAAATCCAGCAGACTGTCCCTTCCTTAGAgacctggggacaggagaggcaggggggatggaggggatggaaGAGGTAGGGGGGGTGGGAGAGATGGGTAAGGTAGGACAGACAGGTGGGATGGGTggggtggaggagacaggggaggcCCAGACCCCCGGGGGGAACCACAGCCTGTCCCAGTCTGAGATGAGTCCCTACATGTCATCTGTTAACTCAGGAGAGGACTCAGACGGAGACCTGGACACAGacggagacacggagagagaggcCAACAACAGGAGAGCACAAGAG gtttGTCTGCCCTTCCCGGTGGTTCAGATATCGTCAGTGAGTCGTAGTGCCTTCCAGCAGCTCCTCAGATGCCAGCAGCTGACCCACGAACAGCTGGAATTCGTCCACGACGTCCGACGGCGCAGCAAGAACCGTGTGGCCGCCCAGCGCTGTCGCAAGAGGAAGCTAGAAGGCATCAGTAAACTACAGACTGAGATCAGCACACTG agaggagagaagaagaggctgCTGGAGGAACGGGGCCACCTCCAGAGGAACATGGAGGAGACGTTACAGAGTCTGACAGGGCTGTGTCAGAGCGTCTGCAACGAGGCAGGGGTCTGTCATGAGCAGGACCAGCTACAGCTCCTAGCCAAGCTCCAGTCTCCTGATGTCCCTGTCTCAGCCCTCCTCAATACTCTGGCCTCCCCCGGCCTCCCCCTGGGACTGATGCCAGTTAGCTTAGAGCCCCAACCCCTGCCTATACCACCAGCACCAGCACAGCCCTAG
- the LOC115163832 gene encoding transcription regulator protein BACH1 isoform X2 has translation MTACQVVTTMSLRGHRTSVFTFQSAVHSSHVLTRLNDQRLRDVLCDVTLVAGGRTFRAHCSVLASCSDYFHSRIINHTSPSLVLTLPDQVTAEGFEPLLQFCYTSKLLFTKDNIVAIHRCAGLLGIHNLETSCFDFLLPKFLEGSNITAQEARRRRGGCCQGRSSNQGRLPSGRSPNQRRSPSVDSAHCTGCQSQSRTPNQSMSPSQGMLPSGSLAHSTDTNRDREQQVIPHPQNTGPGQTTGSDVRNIGSDFRAQCSAANPSGTMSPQSHQSLTVPSDRNLQIDFQSSSQCSKTLALLVNPVSSAREQFCLQTCGPNMSPLSLGGLTSSSGLGVCPILAMPCPGGVDRKPEPDTVFSDRDILGMEAAVCPMTTAEGSLRDCPLSCELPSHDDVSPSDLIGAAVGEMDNDQPAVGSLMADEAGCNPGSYSTCPLRGSGVVEEAELQLPVLDLLALHKSPSSENSEGESHGGCLMLPRPRRLGQVDQLPVLMQRENPGLDGSVAVGGHLPDSALTDPSLSDPTLCGFTPDGRGYGLGERSSVEREVAEHLAKGFWPDLCPSQTEPLPSLSNLDTMEHGGLGRVPNLDTMEHGGLGRVPNLDTMDHSGLGKAADFPWQLDLNSNPADCPFLRDLGTGEAGGMEGMEEVGGVGEMGKVGQTGGMGGVEETGEAQTPGGNHSLSQSEMSPYMSSVNSGEDSDGDLDTDGDTEREANNRRAQEVCLPFPVVQISSVSRSAFQQLLRCQQLTHEQLEFVHDVRRRSKNRVAAQRCRKRKLEGISKLQTEISTLRGEKKRLLEERGHLQRNMEETLQSLTGLCQSVCNEAGVCHEQDQLQLLAKLQSPDVPVSALLNTLASPGLPLGLMPVSLEPQPLPIPPAPAQP, from the exons ATGACAG CTTGTCAGGTTGTCACCACCATGTCTCTCAGAGGCCACCGTACCTCCGTGTTCACATTCCAGTCTGCTGTTCATAGCTCCCACGTCCTGACGCGTCTCAACGACCAGAGACTGAGGGATGTGTTGTGTGATGTTACACTAGTGGCAGGTGGCAGGACGTTTAGGGCCCACTGCTCTGTACTGGCTTCCTGTAGTGACTACTTCCACAGCAGGATCATCAACCACACCAGCCCTAGCCTGGTGCTCACTcttcctgatcag GTAACAGCAGAGGGGTTTGAACCATTGCTACAGTTCTGCTACACCTCTAAGCTGCTCTTCACCAAAGACAATATCGTGGCCATCCACAGGTGTGCCGGGCTCCTGGGGATTCACAACCTGGAGACTAGCTGCTTCGACTTCCTTCTGCCAAAGTTCCTGGAGGGTAGCAACATTACAGCCCAGGaggcaagaagaagaagaggaggttgcTGTCAGGGCAGGTCCTCCAACCAGGGAAGATTGCCTAGTGGCAGGTCCCCCAACCAGAGGAGGTCCCCCAGTGTTGATTCAGCCCACTGTACAGGCTGTCAGTCCCAAAGCAGGACCCCTAACCAGAGCATGTCCCCTAGCCAGGGCATGTTGCCTAGTGGCAGTTTAGCCCACAGTacagacacaaacagagacagagagcagcaggTTATACCTCATCCCCAGAACACAGGCCCGGGCCAGacaacaggaagtgatgtcaggAACATAGGAAGTGACTTCAGGGCACAGTGTTCAGCTGCCAACCCAAGTGGAACAATGTCACCACAGTCACACCAGAGCTTAACAGTGCCTTCAGACAGAAACTTACAAATAGACTTCCAGTCGTCATCCCAATGTTCAAAGACCCTGGCCTTGCTAGTCAACCCGGTCAGCAGTGCTCGGGAGCAGTTCTGTTTGCAGACCTGTGGCCCCAACATGTCACCCTTATCTCTCGGGGGACTGACGTCCTCCAGTGGTCTTGGTGTCTGTCCCATCCTGGCCATGCCGTGTCCTGGTGGTGTTGACCGTAAGCCAGAGCCTGACACCGTGTTCAGTGATAGAGACATCCTAGGGATGGAGGCAGCGGTGTGTCCGATGACGACGGCTGAGGGGAGTCTGAGAGATTGCCCACTCTCCTGTGAACTGCCGTCCCATGACGATGTGAGCCCATCAGACCTTATTGGGGCAGCGGTTGGAGAGATGGATAATGACCAGCCTGCTGTTGGGAGTCTGATGGCTGATGAAGCTGGGTGTAACCCAGGTTCCTATAGCACGTGCCCACTGAGAGGCTCAGGGGTGGTAGAGGAGGCTGAGCTACAGCTACCTGTATTGGATCTCCTGGCATTACACAAAAGCCCTAGCTCAGAAAATAGTGAGGGGGAGAGCCATGGTGGATGCCTTATGCTCCCAAGGCCACGACGATTAGGTCAAGTAGATCAGCTACCTGTGTTAATGCAGAGAGAAAACCCTGGTCTGGATGGCAGCGTGGCTGTTGGGGGTCATCTCCCTGACTCCGCCCTCACTGacccctccctctctgaccccACCCTCTGTGGTTTTACCCCTGATGGTAGGGGGTACGGACTTGGAGAGCGGAGCAGCGTGGAGAGGGAGGTGGCTGAACATCTGGCCAAAGGTTTCTGGCCTGATTTATGCCCCTCACAGACTGAACCTCTCCCTAGTCTCTCTAATCTGGACACCATGGAGCACGGAGGTCTGGGGAGAGTTCCTAATCTGGACACCATGGAGCACGGAGGTCTGGGGAGAGTTCCTAATCTGGACACTATGGACCACAGTGGTCTTGGAAAGGCTGCAGACTTCCCCTGGCAGCTAGACCTGAACTCAAATCCAGCAGACTGTCCCTTCCTTAGAgacctggggacaggagaggcaggggggatggaggggatggaaGAGGTAGGGGGGGTGGGAGAGATGGGTAAGGTAGGACAGACAGGTGGGATGGGTggggtggaggagacaggggaggcCCAGACCCCCGGGGGGAACCACAGCCTGTCCCAGTCTGAGATGAGTCCCTACATGTCATCTGTTAACTCAGGAGAGGACTCAGACGGAGACCTGGACACAGacggagacacggagagagaggcCAACAACAGGAGAGCACAAGAG gtttGTCTGCCCTTCCCGGTGGTTCAGATATCGTCAGTGAGTCGTAGTGCCTTCCAGCAGCTCCTCAGATGCCAGCAGCTGACCCACGAACAGCTGGAATTCGTCCACGACGTCCGACGGCGCAGCAAGAACCGTGTGGCCGCCCAGCGCTGTCGCAAGAGGAAGCTAGAAGGCATCAGTAAACTACAGACTGAGATCAGCACACTG agaggagagaagaagaggctgCTGGAGGAACGGGGCCACCTCCAGAGGAACATGGAGGAGACGTTACAGAGTCTGACAGGGCTGTGTCAGAGCGTCTGCAACGAGGCAGGGGTCTGTCATGAGCAGGACCAGCTACAGCTCCTAGCCAAGCTCCAGTCTCCTGATGTCCCTGTCTCAGCCCTCCTCAATACTCTGGCCTCCCCCGGCCTCCCCCTGGGACTGATGCCAGTTAGCTTAGAGCCCCAACCCCTGCCTATACCACCAGCACCAGCACAGCCCTAG